A genomic segment from Fuerstiella sp. encodes:
- a CDS encoding ZIP family metal transporter, whose translation MLFPAAFLLCMIVVIPNHRPVESRPGISLVVAPGGLSDDLQEDIVVGKGTPESDSVPAERNHSPDDRTSRTLILPVYCFLIVAASLFGGWLPSLIQLTHTRMQTIVSFVGGLMLGTAVFHMIPHAFTQLRHIDQTMMWTMCGIVLMFFLIRTFHFHNHGIAEEAQEDACDPCGQDHSHSHIHVHSHPQVHQLSWIGILVGLSIHTLLDGIALGSAVDADSLSLLPGIGVFLAVFLHKPLDAVSITTLMAATGWTRKKILAVNAGFAVMCPVGAVLFLTGIRRFPGLQQELAGSAMAFSAGVFLCIALSDLLPEMEFHSHHRLRLSAVLFLGIFTAWAIRHVHV comes from the coding sequence ATGTTATTTCCGGCAGCCTTTCTGCTGTGCATGATTGTTGTGATCCCGAATCATCGGCCTGTGGAGTCACGGCCAGGGATATCCCTGGTCGTGGCACCGGGTGGTTTATCCGACGATTTACAGGAGGACATTGTCGTCGGCAAGGGAACTCCGGAGAGTGATTCTGTCCCGGCTGAACGGAATCACTCTCCCGATGACCGGACTTCACGCACGTTAATTCTGCCTGTTTACTGTTTTCTCATCGTTGCAGCATCATTGTTCGGTGGCTGGCTTCCGTCACTGATCCAGCTGACTCACACACGAATGCAGACGATCGTCAGTTTTGTCGGTGGTCTGATGCTGGGTACCGCAGTCTTTCATATGATTCCTCACGCGTTCACGCAGCTGCGTCACATCGATCAAACGATGATGTGGACCATGTGTGGAATTGTCCTGATGTTCTTCCTCATTCGCACCTTCCACTTTCACAATCATGGAATTGCCGAAGAAGCTCAGGAGGATGCCTGTGATCCGTGTGGACAGGATCATTCCCACAGTCATATCCATGTCCATTCCCATCCACAGGTACACCAACTTAGCTGGATCGGTATCCTTGTCGGACTCAGTATTCATACCCTCCTGGACGGAATTGCATTGGGAAGTGCTGTTGATGCTGACAGTCTTTCACTGCTGCCTGGCATCGGAGTGTTTCTGGCGGTATTTCTGCACAAACCTCTGGATGCCGTTTCCATTACCACACTGATGGCAGCTACCGGCTGGACCAGAAAAAAAATACTGGCAGTGAATGCGGGATTCGCTGTCATGTGTCCGGTTGGAGCAGTTCTGTTCCTGACGGGGATCAGACGTTTCCCCGGACTTCAGCAGGAACTTGCCGGATCAGCGATGGCATTCTCTGCAGGTGTGTTTCTGTGTATCGCACTCAGTGATCTGCTTCCCGAAATGGAATTCCATTCGCATCATCGTCTGAGGCTTTCGGCCGTGCTTTTCCTGGGAATTTTCACCGCCTGGGCAATTCGGCACGTCCACGTTTAG